In Malania oleifera isolate guangnan ecotype guangnan chromosome 8, ASM2987363v1, whole genome shotgun sequence, a single window of DNA contains:
- the LOC131162779 gene encoding probable UDP-glucosyl transferase 73B6, which produces MAKHTNAGTAASTLSKRVPSSTHSSSPATCCNFPATPEASSGHSTIDMGLETQNLKAYFLPYLTPSHMIPLADIAMLFAARGVDVTIFATPHNALLLQKSVDSAVASSHLVSVQVFDFPSKEVGLPEGVESFSSAGSIENAAKVFQAFMILRQPMELVIRESPPDCIVSDTYCLWTSDLAAELGIPRICFHVKAFFALCAADSISCYAPHEKVQSDEDPFLLPNVPGEIRMTRSELPDWVRVPSGYTHFMNKAAEADLNCDGVVLSSIYELESKYADHYRNVLGRKAWALGPVFLQGQNKKNPPVDHRHSYVMNWLDSQKPNSVLYISFGTLTCFSSTQLLEIAMALQSSGTQFIWVVRQADGSRESEWLPEGFEKCIKGDNKGMIIRGWAPQTLILEHQATGGFVTQCGWNSIVESVTAGVPMIAWPLSADQFYNAKLVTRALKIGVDVGVNQWSQLVQESESFVSREKIEKAVGKLMGGGEEAEEMRRRTKEFGEFAKKAVEVGGSSYNDLTDLLAHVESRKQKTQK; this is translated from the coding sequence ATTGATATGGGTTTAGAAACCCAGAATCTGAAGGCCTACTTCCTCCCCTACCTCACTCCCAGCCACATGATCCCACTCGCAGACATAGCCATGCTGTTCGCGGCACGTGGGGTGGACGTGACCATATTCGCCACCCCGCACAATGCCCTCCTCCTACAGAAATCTGTCGACTCCGCCGTCGCCTCCAGCCACCTCGTCAGCGTCCAGGTCTTCGACTTTCCCTCCAAGGAAGTCGGATTGCCCGAGGGCGTCGAGAGTTTCAGCTCCGCAGGTTCCATTGAAAACGCCGCCAAGGTGTTCCAAGCTTTCATGATACTCCGACAACCCATGGAGCTGGTGATCCGAGAATCCCCTCCCGACTGCATCGTCTCTGACACGTACTGCCTCTGGACCTCCGATCTGGCCGCGGAGCTCGGGATTCCGAGGATTTGCTTCCACGTCAAGGCATTCTTTGCCCTGTGCGCCGCCGACAGCATTTCTTGTTACGCACCCCATGAAAAGGTGCAATCCGACGAGGACCCATTTTTGCTGCCCAACGTGCCTGGTGAGATCCGGATGACGAGGTCGGAGCTCCCCGATTGGGTCCGAGTTCCTAGTGGGTACACCCATTTCATGAACAAAGCTGCTGAGGCTGATTTAAACTGTGATGGAGTGGTCTTGAGCAGCATCTACGAGCTGGAAAGTAAGTACGCGGATCACTATAGGAATGTTCTTGGGAGAAAAGCTTGGGCCTTGGGACCCGTTTTTCTCCAAGGTCAGAATAAGAAAAATCCTCCTGTTGATCATCGTCACAGCTATGTGATGAATTGGTTGGATTCTCAGAAACCTAACTCTGTTCTTTACATTAGTTTTGGAACTTTGACATGTTTTAGCTCAACTCAGTTACTGGAGATAGCAATGGCTCTTCAGTCGTCGGGAACACAATTCATTTGGGTTGTTCGACAGGCAGATGGATCGAGGGAGTCGGAATGGTTGCCAGAAGGATTTGAAAAATGTATTAAAGGGGACAATAAGGGTATGATCATAAGGGGTTGGGCACCTCAGACATTGATCTTGGAACATCAAGCCACCGGGGGGTTCGTGACTCAATGTGGGTGGAACTCGATTGTGGAGAGCGTGACTGCAGGGGTGCCCATGATTGCATGGCCACTCTCTGCGGACCAATTCTACAACGCAAAACTAGTTACTCGAGCCCTGAAAATTGGGGTGGATGTGGGTGTTAATCAATGGAGCCAGTTGGTTCAAGAGAGTGAATCATTTGTGAGTAGGGAGAAGATTGAGAAGGCTGTGGGCAAACTAATGGGCGGGGGAGAAGAGGCGGAGGAGATGAGGAGGAGGACGAAGGAGTTTGGAGAGTTCGCAAAGAAGGCCGTGGAAGTTGGTGGTTCATCTTACAACGATCTGACCGATTTGCTTGCCCACGTTGAATCGCGCAAACAAAAAACGCAGAAGTAA